From the Pseudomonadota bacterium genome, one window contains:
- a CDS encoding mechanosensitive ion channel domain-containing protein: MLIAFVLAQPIASAEDDVSQRATSDLSASWSLTLDAAEAYISQIDSTPEETTYFLEQARRVDKEVDFVTANALARIEQIDELLATIDDERRGETVDQVVIDQARADLELERSDRLNRLAIAAIVNDRAERVVQELASDEWLASGIWTRSSFSPSLSTFTQAVPAAGSIVASILRSPLIWISEFDQQPIAEEETVIGLLGLIVTVGLGWIARYFILKRFGRDPAITEPSYSRRFIAALAIGFAGGIIPAFVVGLFLYDLSRTQAILTGDFAAALQGAGYAVTFLFLAFALIRGALSPELTTWKITALTPDSARRLSWRCQVLAVVIAIDIFFTIAGNESSVSPALRAVETFVTTVVEGLVLLSLASPSVWQREASAKQTGAIEDDRGVISHRMWVWIRRATALIVILGLASSILGYIELGSFLIKNMLSTAIVIAVMFLLREVLRETIGLITRSYLMRERLRASHRTRRTVKFWLRLILDPLMVVLALLILANIWGVPFNRLAAWTGEALEGFNVGNVQISLIDVALGLLTFVVVIVIMRLVQTVLQDHILPESGWDEGTQHSVLSVLSYVGFTLATVLGIAVIGVDMTTIGLIAGGLSIGIGLGLQGIVNNFLSGIILLIERPVKVGDWVIVGLHEGFVKRVNIRATEIETWQRASVIVPNAELLNTSVTNWTHHDRIGRMEIRLRVPRGTDVDLVQEIMMECAQKHPSVASWPEPSALFMDFGENGLDFELRCFTSDNVWVYFIGSDLRFAINRRLREEGIEMALPQRVIRMAEEEPPPRPPRDKPDDEAEPEGADKPSPAT; this comes from the coding sequence GTGTTGATCGCTTTCGTGTTGGCTCAGCCCATCGCATCGGCGGAGGACGATGTCAGTCAGCGCGCGACGTCTGATCTCAGCGCTTCCTGGAGCCTGACGCTCGACGCCGCCGAGGCTTACATCAGTCAGATTGACAGCACGCCAGAGGAAACGACCTACTTCCTGGAACAGGCAAGGCGGGTCGACAAGGAGGTCGACTTTGTCACCGCGAACGCCCTGGCCCGGATCGAACAGATTGACGAACTTCTAGCGACCATCGACGACGAGCGCCGGGGAGAAACAGTCGACCAGGTCGTGATCGACCAGGCACGCGCCGACCTTGAGCTGGAGCGTTCGGACCGGCTGAACCGGCTGGCGATTGCGGCCATTGTGAACGACCGCGCGGAACGCGTTGTTCAGGAGCTGGCGAGCGACGAGTGGCTGGCTTCCGGAATATGGACACGCTCGTCCTTCTCGCCGTCGTTGTCGACATTCACACAGGCTGTACCGGCAGCCGGCTCTATCGTTGCCAGCATCCTGCGCTCGCCCTTGATCTGGATATCCGAGTTCGACCAGCAGCCGATAGCCGAAGAAGAAACGGTGATTGGCCTTCTCGGCCTGATCGTCACGGTGGGACTGGGTTGGATCGCGCGCTACTTCATCCTCAAGCGATTTGGCCGCGACCCCGCGATCACCGAACCCAGCTATTCGCGCCGCTTCATCGCGGCACTGGCGATCGGTTTTGCCGGCGGCATCATTCCGGCGTTCGTGGTCGGCCTGTTTCTCTATGACCTCTCCAGAACGCAGGCGATTCTGACCGGCGACTTTGCCGCCGCATTGCAGGGCGCCGGTTATGCCGTCACCTTCCTGTTCCTGGCCTTCGCTTTGATCAGGGGCGCGCTGTCGCCCGAATTGACGACATGGAAGATCACCGCGTTGACACCGGACTCCGCGCGACGTTTGAGTTGGCGATGTCAGGTGCTGGCGGTCGTCATCGCGATTGACATCTTCTTCACCATCGCCGGCAACGAGAGCAGCGTCAGCCCGGCGCTGCGCGCCGTCGAGACGTTTGTCACCACGGTGGTCGAGGGCCTGGTTCTGTTGTCTCTTGCTTCGCCGAGCGTTTGGCAGCGCGAGGCCTCGGCGAAGCAGACCGGCGCCATCGAAGACGATCGCGGCGTCATCTCCCACCGCATGTGGGTCTGGATACGCCGCGCGACCGCGCTGATCGTCATCCTGGGCCTTGCCAGCTCCATTCTGGGCTACATCGAGCTCGGCAGCTTTCTGATCAAGAACATGCTGTCGACGGCGATCGTCATCGCGGTCATGTTCTTGTTGCGCGAAGTCCTGCGCGAAACGATCGGGCTCATTACCCGCTCCTACCTGATGCGGGAGAGATTGCGCGCCAGCCATCGAACCCGGCGAACCGTGAAGTTCTGGTTACGGCTCATCCTCGATCCGCTGATGGTTGTCCTGGCTCTCCTCATCCTGGCCAACATCTGGGGCGTGCCGTTCAACCGCCTTGCCGCCTGGACCGGAGAGGCGCTTGAAGGTTTCAACGTCGGCAACGTTCAGATCTCGCTGATTGACGTTGCGTTGGGGCTCCTCACCTTCGTCGTCGTCATCGTCATCATGCGCCTGGTCCAGACCGTGCTGCAGGATCACATCCTGCCCGAAAGCGGATGGGATGAGGGAACCCAGCATTCCGTGCTATCGGTGCTCAGCTATGTCGGTTTCACCCTGGCGACGGTGCTGGGCATTGCCGTCATTGGTGTCGACATGACGACCATCGGCCTGATTGCCGGCGGTCTATCCATCGGCATCGGTCTTGGTCTGCAGGGCATCGTCAACAACTTCTTATCGGGCATCATTCTGTTGATCGAACGGCCCGTGAAGGTCGGTGACTGGGTCATCGTCGGCCTGCACGAGGGCTTCGTGAAGCGGGTCAACATCCGCGCGACCGAGATCGAAACCTGGCAGCGCGCCAGCGTCATCGTGCCGAATGCCGAGTTGCTGAACACTTCGGTCACCAACTGGACCCACCATGACCGCATCGGCCGCATGGAGATCAGGCTGCGCGTGCCGCGCGGCACCGACGTCGATCTGGTGCAGGAGATCATGATGGAATGCGCCCAGAAACATCCCAGCGTCGCATCGTGGCCGGAGCCGTCGGCGCTGTTCATGGACTTCGGCGAGAACGGCCTGGACTTCGAACTCCGCTGCTTCACGTCCGATAACGTGTGGGTCTACTTCATCGGCAGCGATCTGCGCTTCGCCATCAACCGGCGTCTGCGCGAAGAAGGTATCGAGATGGCCTTGCCGCAACGCGTTATCCGTATGGCCGAAGAGGAGCCGCCGCCACGGCCGCCGCGCGATAAGCCCGATGACGAAGCAGAACCCGAAGGGGCCGATAAGCCGAGCCCCGCGACCTAA
- a CDS encoding SDR family oxidoreductase produces MKLFCFGLGFSALALARELKAEGWTVAGTVRSADKQAKLKGEGIETYVFDGTAAMENALQALAGTTHLLDSIPPQPDMPAPPVFWHGGDLAALEDLVWAGYLSTTGVYGDHGGGRVNEDTPAAPTMDRSRRRAEAEEMWLMMAERYGMPVHIFRLAGIYGPGRGVLRQVQSGRAKRVVKPGQVFSRIHVDDIIQVLRASMAQIRPGRIYNVCDDEAEAPDKVVAYVCDLLGLEPPPETPFDEADLSDMAKSFYRDNKRVDNSRIKDELGVRLRFPSYRDGIPADLAKTADGGPSTPSPLDGEGRGEGSRVSARKDA; encoded by the coding sequence ATGAAGCTCTTCTGTTTTGGCCTGGGCTTCAGCGCCCTGGCGCTCGCGCGCGAGCTCAAGGCCGAAGGCTGGACGGTCGCCGGCACGGTGCGTTCGGCCGACAAGCAGGCGAAGCTGAAGGGTGAAGGGATCGAGACCTACGTCTTCGACGGGACGGCGGCCATGGAGAACGCGCTACAGGCGCTGGCCGGGACCACCCATTTGCTCGACTCGATACCACCGCAACCGGATATGCCGGCGCCGCCGGTTTTTTGGCACGGCGGCGACCTTGCCGCGCTGGAGGATCTCGTTTGGGCGGGTTATCTGTCGACCACCGGCGTCTATGGTGACCATGGCGGCGGCAGGGTGAACGAGGACACCCCGGCCGCGCCGACCATGGATCGAAGCCGACGGCGCGCCGAGGCCGAAGAAATGTGGCTGATGATGGCCGAACGCTACGGCATGCCCGTCCACATCTTCCGGCTTGCCGGCATCTATGGTCCGGGCCGCGGCGTTTTGCGCCAGGTGCAGTCGGGCCGGGCGAAGCGGGTGGTCAAACCTGGCCAGGTGTTTTCGCGCATTCATGTCGACGACATCATCCAGGTCCTGCGCGCGTCGATGGCCCAGATTCGTCCCGGGCGCATCTACAATGTCTGCGACGACGAAGCAGAGGCGCCCGACAAGGTGGTCGCCTATGTGTGCGACCTGCTCGGTCTGGAGCCGCCGCCGGAGACCCCGTTTGACGAGGCCGATCTCTCGGACATGGCGAAGAGTTTTTATCGCGACAACAAGCGGGTCGATAACAGCCGGATCAAAGACGAGCTTGGCGTGCGACTGCGTTTTCCGAGCTATCGCGATGGTATTCCTGCCGATCTCGCCAAGACCGCCGACGGTGGTCCATCGACTCCCTCTCCCCTTGATGGAGAGGGTCGGGGTGAGGGGTCGCGCGTCAGCGCGCGAAAGGACGCCTAG
- the queG gene encoding tRNA epoxyqueuosine(34) reductase QueG gives MDAEAHRNALIQYAREAGFDTVGIAKPEAINRARLDAFLSAGYAGDMDWLERRVDERAAPTTLWPSVRSVLVVGANYGPAIDPMARLDHRDRAVISVYAQGRDYHDVMKKRLKAVARRVADGAGCEVKVFVDTAPVMEKPLAARTPIGWQGKHTNLVSRQFGSWLFLGEIFTTLDLEADEPEVDHCGSCRACLDVCPTNAFPAPYRLDARRCLSYLTIEHKGHIGREFRIPMGNRIYGCDDCLAVCPWNKFAAATREPAFLPRVELTAPRLADLAELDDAGFRSLFSGSPIKRTGRDRFVRNVMIAIGNSGDPALVDAATARLDDTSPLVRAMAVWALARLLPFDRFDAMRTRYLPNENDGYVRGEWQRPELENAA, from the coding sequence ATGGACGCTGAAGCACACCGGAACGCCCTCATTCAGTATGCCCGCGAGGCCGGGTTCGACACGGTCGGCATCGCCAAACCTGAAGCGATAAACCGTGCGCGACTGGATGCCTTCTTATCGGCCGGCTATGCCGGCGATATGGACTGGCTGGAACGGCGCGTCGATGAACGCGCCGCGCCGACAACCCTCTGGCCCTCGGTGCGCAGTGTTCTGGTCGTCGGTGCGAACTATGGTCCGGCCATCGATCCGATGGCACGGCTCGACCATCGCGATCGCGCCGTGATCTCGGTCTATGCCCAGGGCCGCGACTATCACGACGTCATGAAGAAACGACTGAAAGCGGTGGCACGGCGCGTCGCGGACGGGGCGGGTTGCGAGGTCAAGGTGTTCGTCGATACCGCACCGGTGATGGAAAAGCCGCTTGCCGCGCGCACGCCGATCGGCTGGCAGGGCAAGCACACCAATCTGGTGTCGCGGCAGTTCGGCTCATGGCTGTTTCTGGGGGAGATCTTCACGACACTGGATCTTGAAGCCGACGAACCGGAAGTCGACCACTGCGGATCCTGCCGGGCCTGCCTGGATGTCTGTCCGACCAACGCTTTCCCCGCGCCCTACCGTCTCGATGCCCGGCGCTGTCTTTCCTATCTGACGATCGAACACAAAGGCCATATCGGGCGCGAGTTTCGTATCCCCATGGGCAACCGGATCTATGGCTGCGACGACTGCCTGGCGGTCTGTCCCTGGAACAAGTTCGCTGCCGCGACGCGTGAGCCGGCTTTTCTGCCGCGCGTCGAGCTGACGGCGCCGCGCCTGGCCGACTTGGCCGAGCTTGATGACGCGGGCTTCCGCAGCTTGTTCAGCGGTTCGCCGATCAAGCGGACGGGACGGGACCGCTTCGTGCGCAACGTGATGATCGCGATCGGCAACAGCGGCGATCCGGCGCTGGTCGACGCCGCGACAGCGCGCCTTGACGATACGTCGCCCCTGGTGCGGGCGATGGCCGTCTGGGCGCTTGCCCGGCTGTTGCCGTTCGACCGGTTCGACGCCATGCGCACGCGCTATCTGCCGAACGAAAACGACGGCTACGTTCGCGGTGAATGGCAAAGACCCGAACTGGAGAATGCAGCTTGA
- a CDS encoding glutathione S-transferase family protein, whose protein sequence is MRILYHMPLSPFCRKVRITLKEKGLPFELRGENVWERRDEFLSLNPAGCVPVLVEADDTAIADSSAIAEYLHEVQPQPDLLGATPAERAETRRLIAWFDDKFYQEATRNVFGEKVMKRFLGRGEPDSATVRAGLANIRVHLDYIAYLTERRAWLAGERFSMADVAAAAQLSSIDYIGDVPWSHQDAARDWYARVKSRPSFQPLLEDRIPGLRPSSHYDDLDF, encoded by the coding sequence ATGCGCATTCTCTATCACATGCCGCTTTCCCCGTTCTGTCGCAAAGTTCGCATCACCCTGAAGGAAAAGGGGCTGCCGTTCGAACTGCGCGGCGAGAATGTCTGGGAGCGTCGCGATGAGTTTCTCAGCCTCAACCCCGCCGGTTGCGTGCCCGTCCTTGTCGAGGCCGACGACACCGCGATTGCCGACAGCTCGGCGATTGCCGAGTACCTGCATGAAGTGCAGCCGCAGCCCGACCTGTTGGGCGCGACGCCGGCGGAGCGGGCGGAGACGCGCCGTTTGATCGCCTGGTTCGACGACAAGTTCTATCAGGAAGCAACGCGCAACGTGTTCGGCGAGAAGGTCATGAAGCGGTTCCTGGGGCGCGGTGAACCGGACTCCGCGACGGTGCGCGCCGGGCTCGCCAACATCCGTGTGCACCTGGACTACATCGCCTACCTGACCGAACGCCGGGCCTGGCTTGCCGGCGAGCGCTTTTCCATGGCCGATGTCGCGGCGGCCGCGCAGCTTTCATCGATCGACTATATCGGCGACGTACCCTGGTCCCACCAGGACGCCGCGCGAGACTGGTATGCCCGGGTCAAGTCGCGGCCGTCTTTCCAACCGCTGCTGGAAGATCGCATCCCGGGCTTAAGGCCATCGTCGCATTATGACGACCTCGACTTTTGA